DNA sequence from the Leopardus geoffroyi isolate Oge1 chromosome A3, O.geoffroyi_Oge1_pat1.0, whole genome shotgun sequence genome:
acacacacacacgtgaatgGGGGGTGAGTGAGAAGCTGGGGAAAACAGAACGAGATGGAAAGGAGCCGGACGTGGACACGGGCGACCTATTTCGCTGGGAAGTGCCCTGCGAGGCGGCCCGCACCTACCTGGATGTTGTCGAACTTGAGGCCCGGCATGGTGAGGCTCTCCTTGTCTACGAACACCGTGCTGTACTGTTGGGTTGCCACTGAAATCAAGATGTCCCGGGTCCCCTCCCCGGGGAGCCAGGCATCGCTCCTGCGGTCCATCTCACTCATGCTCAGGGCGGTGGCAAAGGGGTCCTCGCTCCCTGCAAACACGGCCTGGATCTGGGAAAACGGTTTTGGAGACTGAGGAATTTCTAGGGAAGCCGTGGGAACGGCGGACTCTGACTTTTCAATCCCTGGGGAGAGACAGGGCGCAGCAGAACCCGGGGATCTCTGTCCCACCGGAGTGGAGAGCGAAGACCGTTTCTCGGGAACGGAAGAGCCCGCGTTGGGGTTACTGACGGAGAAGAAAGTGGACGTGGTGAAGGAATCAAAGAAGTCCGAGGCCAAGGAACTAGAGTTGCTGGGGTCACCAAAGAATTTACTGAGGCTGGGGCTTGGCTGGACCGCCTGGGGAGGGGTCTTGGCCACCGCGTCGCTGGCACCGCCACAGCTCGGAGACTTCACCATCTGGGACTGGAAGCCGTCCCTCAGCAGCAGGGGCGGCTGGGAGCGGGCGAACGACTGGCTGAAAATGGTGCACACGGGCACGGGCTCCTCCTCACGAGGGGACTGCCTGCAAGGCGGGCTGTGCCCCGGCCCCTCCGGGCCCGGGTCCTCGGCACCCTCTTCTCCCAAGGCGGGGGCACCTTTTACTTCTTCGAGCTCTGGGTTGGGGGTCGCGTCAGAGCCGCCTTTAGATGCACGGTCTCCCCCGTCTCCGTCGCTTCCAGTGTCATTGCTCAGCGCGTCGACTGCTCCTTCACCCACCAGACTTTCCGGTCTGGGATCAGCGTGACCGTCTGCAGGCTCCACGACGTCCTGCAAACAGCCCAGCTCACCTGTGTCGTCCTCGCTATTGTTAGGAGAGTCAGAAATGAGGACACTCTCCATCATGTGCTCATTAAGCTTATCTACAAAATGATTAGAATCTTCCGATACAGTCTCGTTCTCTTCAGACCCAAACTCGTCTCCACCGAGGTCGATGGTCTCCTCGTGATAAAGGAGCTGGCCCTGTTCTCCCTG
Encoded proteins:
- the TRAPPC12 gene encoding trafficking protein particle complex subunit 12 isoform X2; translation: MENANGASQSAAEESLPADGRDGSTTPQGEQGQLLYHEETIDLGGDEFGSEENETVSEDSNHFVDKLNEHMMESVLISDSPNNSEDDTGELGCLQDVVEPADGHADPRPESLVGEGAVDALSNDTGSDGDGGDRASKGGSDATPNPELEEVKGAPALGEEGAEDPGPEGPGHSPPCRQSPREEEPVPVCTIFSQSFARSQPPLLLRDGFQSQMVKSPSCGGASDAVAKTPPQAVQPSPSLSKFFGDPSNSSSLASDFFDSFTTSTFFSVSNPNAGSSVPEKRSSLSTPVGQRSPGSAAPCLSPGIEKSESAVPTASLEIPQSPKPFSQIQAVFAGSEDPFATALSMSEMDRRSDAWLPGEGTRDILISVATQQYSTVFVDKESLTMPGLKFDNIQGDAVKDLMLRFLGERAAAKRRVLNAESVEQTFVGLKQLIRCRNWRAAVDLCGRLLTAHGQGYGKSGLPTSHTADSLQLWFVRLALLVKLGLFQNAEMEFEPFGTLDQPDLYYEYYPQVYPGRRGSMVPFSMRILHAELQQYLGNPQESLDRLHRVKAVCSKILTNLEQGLAEDGSVNSITPENRRASVRLWRSRLGRVMCSMANCLLLMKDYVLAVDAYHSVIQYYPEQEPQLLSGIGRIFLQGT